In Nitrosococcus oceani ATCC 19707, the following proteins share a genomic window:
- a CDS encoding DegT/DnrJ/EryC1/StrS family aminotransferase, which translates to MIPMVDLKTQYQTLKEEIDAGLEQALIGGRFILGPNVKAFEEEVAAYVGVAHSVGVASGTDALHLALIAAGVSVGDEVITTPFTFIATAEAICYVGARPVFVDIDGQTFNIDAEQVAAAVTPATRAILPVHLFGQAADTAALEAIAVRHNLSIIEDCAQSFGADTADDRKTGSLGLAGCFSFFPSKNLGCYGDGGLITTSSDRMAEHLRVLRDHGSWQRYHHSELGFNSRLDELQAVILRIKFKYIDQYNAERRRVAQRYGEALGELPDCIPPYQKSHGTHVYHQYTLLSPRRDEIRAALAAQGIASAIYYPIPLHRQAVFERTYQETHLPISERVASQCLSLPIFPEMSDLQVDKVVDVIRSTLLGK; encoded by the coding sequence ATGATTCCAATGGTGGATTTAAAGACGCAATATCAAACGCTTAAGGAAGAAATAGACGCGGGGTTAGAGCAAGCCCTCATTGGCGGTCGGTTTATCCTAGGGCCTAATGTGAAAGCCTTCGAAGAGGAAGTAGCCGCTTATGTGGGAGTGGCGCACAGTGTTGGCGTGGCTTCTGGAACCGATGCCCTGCATTTGGCTTTGATCGCTGCAGGGGTTAGCGTTGGGGATGAGGTGATTACCACGCCTTTTACTTTTATTGCAACGGCGGAAGCTATTTGCTATGTGGGTGCCCGCCCCGTATTTGTCGATATCGATGGGCAAACATTTAATATCGATGCGGAACAGGTGGCGGCAGCGGTTACACCGGCGACCCGTGCTATCCTCCCCGTGCATCTTTTTGGGCAAGCAGCTGATACGGCAGCTTTAGAGGCAATCGCGGTTCGGCATAATCTCTCTATCATAGAAGACTGTGCTCAGTCTTTTGGTGCGGATACTGCCGATGATCGCAAGACGGGCAGTTTAGGGCTGGCAGGTTGTTTTAGTTTTTTCCCCAGTAAAAATTTAGGTTGCTATGGGGATGGCGGATTAATTACCACCTCTTCTGATCGGATGGCTGAGCATCTTCGGGTGTTGCGGGATCATGGTAGCTGGCAGCGTTACCATCATTCGGAGCTAGGTTTTAATAGCCGTTTGGATGAGCTGCAAGCTGTAATTTTGAGAATAAAGTTCAAATATATTGATCAATATAATGCTGAGCGGCGGCGTGTTGCTCAACGTTATGGGGAAGCGCTTGGAGAATTGCCGGATTGTATTCCTCCCTACCAAAAATCCCATGGAACCCACGTTTATCACCAATATACGTTGCTGTCTCCACGCCGGGACGAAATTAGGGCCGCCTTAGCGGCTCAGGGGATTGCCTCGGCGATCTATTATCCGATACCGCTCCATCGGCAGGCCGTTTTTGAGAGGACGTACCAGGAAACTCACCTTCCTATAAGTGAGCGGGTTGCTAGCCAATGCCTTTCATTGCCTATCTTTCCTGAGATGAGCGATCTTCAGGTGGATAAGGTGGTAGACGTTATTCGGAGTACGCTGCTTGGAAAATAG
- a CDS encoding Gfo/Idh/MocA family protein → MIDNKVKTAVIGVGYLGRFHAQKYAALPASELMAVVDLNSTAACRVANEYGAVALTDYRDLFGKVDAVSIVVPTQSHYVVAKECLQQGIHVLLEKPMTTTLAEADELIELARHYNLVLQVGHLERFNSATLALQSVLGTPRFIESHRLAPFNLRGIDVSVMLDLMIHDIDIILSIVNSSVSDIHANGASVLTDGIDIANARIQFVNGCVANVTASRVSMKAQRKMRVFQQDAYISIDFQDKVLSVYRKGAKEMFPGIPEIISEESCFEQSDAIKAEIEAFLKAVREGTQPSVTGEEGRRALAIALQINHMLGV, encoded by the coding sequence GTGATAGACAATAAGGTTAAAACGGCGGTTATCGGTGTAGGGTATTTAGGGCGTTTCCATGCCCAAAAATACGCTGCGCTGCCTGCTTCAGAGCTGATGGCGGTGGTGGATTTAAACTCTACCGCCGCCTGCCGGGTTGCCAATGAGTATGGCGCGGTTGCTTTAACCGATTACCGGGATCTTTTCGGTAAAGTTGATGCGGTGAGTATTGTTGTTCCAACCCAGTCTCACTATGTCGTGGCTAAGGAGTGTTTGCAGCAGGGCATTCATGTTCTGTTAGAGAAACCTATGACGACTACCCTTGCCGAGGCCGATGAATTAATAGAGCTTGCTAGACATTATAATCTGGTTTTGCAAGTGGGCCATCTGGAGCGTTTCAATTCTGCAACCCTTGCCCTGCAAAGCGTTCTTGGTACACCGCGTTTTATTGAATCCCATCGCTTGGCCCCTTTCAATCTTCGGGGCATAGATGTGAGTGTTATGTTGGATCTTATGATCCATGATATTGATATTATATTGAGCATCGTAAATTCCTCGGTAAGCGATATTCATGCTAATGGGGCATCAGTGCTAACCGACGGTATTGATATTGCGAATGCCCGGATTCAATTCGTTAATGGTTGCGTTGCAAATGTGACGGCTAGCCGGGTTAGCATGAAAGCACAGCGCAAAATGCGGGTATTTCAACAGGATGCCTATATCTCTATTGATTTTCAGGATAAAGTATTAAGTGTTTATCGCAAAGGAGCCAAGGAGATGTTTCCTGGCATTCCGGAGATCATCTCGGAAGAGAGTTGTTTTGAGCAGAGCGACGCCATCAAAGCGGAAATCGAAGCTTTTTTGAAAGCGGTAAGAGAGGGCACCCAGCCTTCCGTCACTGGCGAGGAAGGACGCCGGGCTTTAGCTATTGCCCTCCAGATTAACCACATGCTGGGTGTTTAA